A single genomic interval of Lentimicrobium saccharophilum harbors:
- a CDS encoding glycoside hydrolase family 30 protein, giving the protein MKAAAKHLFFYFLIIILMSSCNNPKPLEVEIFETSANGNQLTRLTEFPDSEIKAEISILPEQEFQSIVGFGGSFTEASAHLLNRVSKENRNRVLEAYFGESGARYSLTRTHMNSCDFSLGNYSYAPVDGDMELLHFSVKEDMDDIIPMIKDAQAISKEGFNIISSPWTAPPWMKDNKDWRGGKLLPEYYNTWALFFSKYLDAYRAEDIDIWGVTVENEPLGNDSNWESMHYTPHEMTEFVKNHLGPRLKSEGRNVKILGFDQNRDEQLKIWVDVMFGDEIAGDYFDGTAVHWYASTFEYFPEALQYVVNKAPGKHLINTEACVDAQVPRWKDDAWYWSEEATDWGWTWAPEDQKYLHPKYVPVYRYARDIIGCLNNGIDGWVDWNMVLDRQGGPNWAKNWCVAPVIVDPDKDEIYFTPLYYTLAHFSRFIRPGAVRIGFTNTGDSLMVTAARNPDGSIAVIVFNPEEAAKGVHLTLHEKSVEFAINGKALQTILIKSK; this is encoded by the coding sequence ATGAAGGCAGCTGCAAAACATTTGTTCTTTTACTTTCTCATAATCATCCTGATGAGTAGTTGTAATAATCCGAAACCATTGGAAGTTGAAATTTTTGAGACATCGGCAAACGGAAATCAACTCACCAGATTGACTGAATTCCCGGATTCTGAGATAAAAGCGGAAATTTCCATATTGCCTGAGCAGGAATTTCAGTCAATCGTGGGTTTCGGGGGTTCCTTTACCGAAGCTTCTGCCCACTTGCTCAACCGGGTAAGCAAGGAAAACCGGAACAGAGTCCTGGAAGCCTATTTTGGTGAATCCGGGGCCCGCTATTCCCTCACGCGCACCCACATGAACTCCTGCGATTTTTCACTGGGCAACTACTCTTATGCCCCTGTGGATGGAGATATGGAACTGCTTCATTTTTCCGTAAAGGAAGATATGGATGACATCATTCCCATGATCAAAGATGCCCAGGCCATTTCGAAGGAGGGTTTTAATATTATCTCGTCTCCCTGGACCGCGCCGCCCTGGATGAAAGACAACAAGGACTGGCGCGGCGGAAAACTGTTGCCGGAATATTATAACACCTGGGCGTTGTTCTTTTCAAAATATCTGGACGCTTATCGAGCTGAAGACATAGATATATGGGGAGTTACGGTTGAAAACGAACCATTGGGCAACGACAGCAACTGGGAAAGCATGCACTACACGCCTCATGAAATGACGGAATTTGTTAAAAATCATCTGGGACCAAGATTGAAATCTGAGGGGCGTAATGTAAAAATTCTGGGATTTGACCAGAATCGTGATGAACAGTTAAAAATTTGGGTGGATGTTATGTTCGGTGACGAAATTGCCGGGGATTATTTCGATGGAACTGCAGTGCACTGGTATGCCAGCACCTTTGAGTATTTCCCCGAAGCTTTGCAGTATGTTGTAAATAAAGCTCCCGGTAAGCATTTGATTAACACGGAAGCCTGCGTTGATGCACAGGTGCCGAGGTGGAAAGATGATGCCTGGTACTGGTCGGAGGAAGCCACCGACTGGGGTTGGACCTGGGCCCCCGAAGACCAGAAATACCTGCACCCGAAATATGTTCCTGTATACCGGTACGCACGCGATATCATCGGATGCCTGAACAACGGGATAGATGGATGGGTGGACTGGAATATGGTCCTTGACAGACAAGGCGGACCTAACTGGGCAAAAAACTGGTGTGTTGCCCCCGTTATTGTTGACCCTGATAAAGATGAAATCTATTTTACCCCCTTATATTACACCCTTGCACATTTCAGCAGGTTTATCCGGCCCGGGGCAGTAAGAATCGGATTTACGAATACCGGGGACAGCCTTATGGTAACAGCAGCCCGCAATCCCGATGGCAGCATTGCTGTAATCGTATTTAATCCTGAAGAAGCGGCAAAAGGAGTTCATTTAACCCTGCATGAAAAATCGGTTGAATTTGCCATCAATGGGAAAGCCCTGCAAACCATTCTGATAAAAAGCAAATAA
- a CDS encoding MFS transporter, whose protein sequence is MSTHVTPLKDKVPLAQKAAFGAGHLVNNLLPGSLGVFAFFLLTAFGMDPFLAGLLGGLPRFFDAITDPIMGYISDNTKSRFGRRKPYIFIGAILSGILFAVLWQLSPDNSQMYNFWYFLILSMVYLIGNTMFSTPLIGLGYEMTFDYNERTRLMGFSQTIGQMAWMIVPWFWVIIANPDLFSTQAVGVRNLSIVVGAICMFLGMMPALFCKEIDQTNLTNRDELTLKNIARNFRSLLHNMVLIFKNMTFVRLCAATFLVFNGFQMVASFSYFIIVFYLFKGDYGLAGTWPAWFSTVSAMCTAFIIIPVITWMANRWGKRRAFIYSTFLSIIGYALKWWGFNPENPWLMFMPLPLMVFGIGGLFTLMMSMTADVCDLDELNNGMPRKEGTFGAIYWWMVKLGQGLALVLGGLVLKLVGFDQNAAQQTADTITNLRLADILVPATTAALAIWVMWKYDLSEERAMEIKKELVNRRGEL, encoded by the coding sequence ATGTCAACCCATGTAACACCGTTAAAAGACAAGGTTCCCCTGGCACAAAAAGCAGCCTTCGGAGCCGGGCATCTTGTGAATAATTTATTGCCCGGATCACTTGGGGTCTTCGCTTTCTTTTTGCTTACCGCCTTTGGGATGGATCCGTTTCTGGCAGGATTACTAGGAGGTCTGCCACGCTTTTTTGACGCTATTACCGACCCCATCATGGGTTATATCTCGGATAATACAAAATCGCGGTTTGGACGCAGAAAACCTTACATATTTATCGGAGCCATTCTCAGCGGAATTTTATTCGCCGTTTTATGGCAACTCAGCCCGGATAATTCACAAATGTATAATTTCTGGTATTTTCTGATCCTTTCTATGGTTTACCTGATTGGAAACACTATGTTTTCTACTCCGCTGATCGGTTTGGGATATGAAATGACTTTTGATTACAACGAACGCACCCGTTTGATGGGATTTTCGCAAACCATCGGGCAGATGGCATGGATGATTGTCCCCTGGTTCTGGGTCATTATTGCCAATCCTGATTTATTCTCCACACAGGCGGTTGGTGTTCGCAATTTGTCAATTGTAGTCGGGGCTATCTGTATGTTTCTGGGTATGATGCCTGCCCTGTTCTGCAAAGAAATTGACCAGACCAACCTTACCAACCGCGATGAACTCACACTGAAGAACATTGCAAGAAATTTCAGGAGTTTGCTTCACAACATGGTGCTGATTTTTAAGAATATGACATTTGTCAGGCTTTGCGCGGCAACATTCCTGGTATTCAACGGCTTTCAGATGGTTGCATCGTTCAGTTATTTTATCATCGTTTTTTATTTGTTCAAGGGTGATTACGGCCTTGCCGGAACATGGCCGGCATGGTTCTCAACCGTGAGTGCTATGTGCACTGCCTTTATAATTATCCCGGTAATTACCTGGATGGCGAACCGGTGGGGTAAGCGCCGGGCTTTTATCTATTCAACGTTCCTTTCCATTATAGGTTATGCTTTGAAATGGTGGGGCTTTAATCCTGAAAATCCCTGGCTGATGTTTATGCCCCTGCCCTTAATGGTATTTGGAATCGGCGGATTGTTTACCCTTATGATGAGCATGACCGCAGATGTTTGTGACCTCGATGAGTTAAACAATGGTATGCCCCGCAAGGAAGGTACTTTCGGGGCCATCTACTGGTGGATGGTAAAACTCGGGCAGGGACTTGCCCTGGTACTGGGTGGCCTGGTGCTGAAGCTGGTGGGTTTCGACCAGAATGCCGCACAGCAGACGGCTGATACCATCACCAATTTAAGGCTTGCCGATATTCTTGTACCTGCAACTACTGCAGCCCTGGCAATCTGGGTTATGTGGAAGTATGATCTGTCGGAAGAAAGAGCGATGGAAATTAAAAAAGAGCTGGTCAACCGGAGGGGAGAGTTGTAA
- a CDS encoding glycoside hydrolase family 17 protein: MSFRKERLQNFKRPEGIRKELLYDEKSPEDIKSLFLEVLHGGVSGFCFSIYEEGQKPGTIISDAQVRRRMQILKPYTNSVRSFSCIEGNELVPKIAKEFGMKTLVGAWLGTDKEKNLQEIMSLIQLARDGYVDYAAVGNEVLYRKDLTEHELLEIISYVKKEIPDIPVGYVDAYYEFAERPAITEACDVIFCNCYPFWEGTGFNDSFEHMQQMYHHALMAGNGKKVIITETGWPSQGQSLRGAEPSNLNAMKYFINTNLWAIDENIEVFYFSSFDETWKVGPEGDVGAHWGIWDKSEKLKFVDGHIS; the protein is encoded by the coding sequence ATGTCATTTAGAAAGGAACGATTACAGAACTTCAAGAGGCCGGAAGGAATCCGGAAAGAATTGTTGTACGACGAAAAGTCTCCGGAAGATATTAAAAGTTTGTTCCTGGAAGTGCTCCACGGAGGCGTAAGCGGATTCTGCTTCAGCATTTACGAAGAGGGGCAAAAACCCGGAACGATTATATCCGATGCGCAGGTGAGAAGAAGAATGCAGATACTTAAACCTTACACCAATTCGGTACGATCGTTTTCCTGCATCGAAGGCAATGAGCTGGTTCCTAAAATTGCAAAGGAGTTCGGCATGAAAACCCTGGTGGGAGCCTGGCTGGGAACGGATAAGGAAAAGAACCTTCAGGAAATCATGAGCCTGATTCAACTGGCCCGCGACGGATACGTGGATTATGCTGCAGTGGGGAATGAAGTGCTTTACAGGAAGGATTTAACGGAACACGAACTGCTGGAAATTATCAGTTATGTAAAGAAGGAAATCCCGGATATCCCTGTTGGCTATGTTGATGCCTATTATGAATTCGCCGAAAGGCCGGCCATAACCGAGGCTTGTGATGTGATCTTCTGCAACTGCTATCCCTTCTGGGAAGGTACCGGCTTCAACGACTCTTTTGAGCATATGCAACAGATGTATCATCACGCACTGATGGCGGGCAACGGCAAAAAAGTCATCATCACCGAAACCGGCTGGCCTAGCCAGGGTCAGTCCCTGAGAGGGGCAGAGCCTTCAAATCTAAATGCCATGAAGTATTTCATCAACACAAACCTGTGGGCGATAGATGAGAATATTGAAGTTTTCTATTTTTCTTCCTTTGATGAAACATGGAAGGTCGGTCCGGAAGGAGATGTTGGCGCCCACTGGGGGATCTGGGATAAGTCGGAAAAACTAAAATTTGTTGATGGACACATTTCATAA